The Desulfoscipio gibsoniae DSM 7213 genome contains a region encoding:
- a CDS encoding precorrin-2 dehydrogenase/sirohydrochlorin ferrochelatase family protein, protein MELYPIFLNLKDKKCLVVGGGKVAERKVNALARCGAQILVISPRLTAGLQDMVNRGLIMHRRGYYQASDLVNTFLVISATDDDATNHAVAGDCMKNNIMVNVVDDPPRCNFFVPSVVHRGSLKLAISTGGSSPKLAKIIRQRLEHEFGPAFSEFNKFLGMVRKQVQEQVRDPARREQILKDLVDETTFLMVKQGDLEKAKERVNNVCHIDRCQP, encoded by the coding sequence TTGGAGCTTTACCCCATATTTCTCAATCTTAAAGATAAAAAGTGTTTGGTGGTGGGCGGCGGTAAAGTGGCCGAGCGCAAGGTAAATGCCCTGGCCCGCTGCGGTGCTCAAATACTTGTAATTAGTCCCCGGTTAACCGCCGGTCTGCAGGATATGGTGAATCGTGGGCTGATTATGCACCGTCGAGGTTACTATCAAGCAAGCGATTTAGTCAACACTTTCCTGGTGATTAGTGCCACTGACGACGATGCCACAAACCACGCCGTGGCCGGGGATTGCATGAAAAATAATATAATGGTTAATGTAGTAGATGACCCGCCCCGCTGTAATTTTTTTGTACCCTCTGTGGTACACCGGGGCTCGCTTAAACTGGCCATTTCCACAGGAGGCAGCAGTCCCAAGCTGGCCAAGATAATACGCCAGAGGCTGGAGCACGAGTTCGGGCCGGCCTTTTCAGAATTTAATAAATTTCTGGGCATGGTACGCAAGCAGGTGCAGGAGCAAGTGCGGGATCCGGCCCGGCGGGAACAGATATTGAAGGATTTAGTGGACGAAACTACCTTTCTTATGGTCAAGCAGGGGGATTTAGAGAAAGCAAAGGAGCGGGTAAATAATGTCTGTCATATCGATCGGTGTCAACCATAA
- a CDS encoding YigZ family protein, with amino-acid sequence MKNSYRTINEPVVVETIIKKSRFITSASPINDAEEAGRFLSTIREKHSQANHNVFAYVINERTQRYSDDGEPGGTAGKPVLDLIMQKSLTRIIIVVTRYFGGIMLGAGGLVRAYREAALKGIETAGVATRLLYKELYITIDYTWLGMVKNELEKAGAKQAEITYEQQVIIKVYLEPDDINRVAKQLLEVTGGQAVLAEGEFCYI; translated from the coding sequence ATGAAAAACAGCTATCGAACCATTAATGAGCCGGTGGTGGTGGAAACAATCATCAAAAAATCCCGTTTCATCACCTCAGCCTCCCCGATAAATGATGCAGAAGAGGCCGGCCGTTTCTTATCAACCATTAGAGAAAAACACAGCCAGGCCAATCATAACGTGTTCGCCTACGTAATCAATGAACGGACACAGCGTTACAGCGACGACGGCGAACCCGGCGGCACAGCCGGAAAGCCGGTGCTGGACCTGATCATGCAAAAGTCATTGACCCGGATTATTATCGTGGTCACCAGATACTTCGGCGGCATCATGCTGGGGGCCGGCGGCCTGGTCCGGGCCTACCGGGAAGCGGCCCTGAAAGGAATCGAAACCGCCGGCGTTGCCACCCGGCTATTATACAAAGAGCTGTACATAACTATCGATTACACCTGGCTGGGCATGGTAAAAAATGAACTGGAAAAAGCCGGCGCTAAACAAGCGGAAATAACCTATGAGCAGCAGGTAATAATTAAAGTATACCTGGAACCCGACGATATAAACAGAGTGGCAAAACAATTGCTTGAGGTAACCGGAGGGCAGGCGGTGCTGGCGGAAGGGGAGTTTTGTTATATATAA
- a CDS encoding sensor histidine kinase has translation MKQKHPELAVDIQEAFTADKLPDHLETGKALLEQSGYKNGIQLHLIPQVDKFYRSNKATNLIFSSMFVLVILLVVYLFLKTHYRKIDQYNNDISKIMNGEISTRLDDNEEGNLSKLAASINLLTASLYTHIEKEKQNRVFLKDILTNVSHQLKTPLSALTMYTDIMRNENTDNDVIVKFLDKSEKELERMQTLIANLLKMAKLDAGIIELNKSNHILNDIIKQVAESFETRLSKEQKTWAVKSDCKVAYLCDREWMLEALSNLFKNAVEHTRAGNHISVLIEETPLIIKITFEDNGEGIHPDDINHIFKRFYRSRFSQNKQGTGIGLSLAKTIIEMHGGFISVESTIEKGTKFTVHLPNLQNCKV, from the coding sequence TTGAAGCAAAAACACCCGGAACTGGCTGTTGATATCCAAGAGGCATTCACGGCCGATAAGTTACCGGATCATCTTGAAACAGGTAAAGCTCTGCTGGAACAATCCGGATACAAAAATGGTATCCAATTGCATTTAATACCTCAAGTGGACAAGTTCTATAGATCAAACAAGGCAACTAACTTGATATTTTCCAGTATGTTTGTTCTTGTAATATTGCTAGTTGTTTATTTATTTTTAAAAACCCATTACAGAAAAATAGATCAGTATAACAATGACATCAGCAAAATAATGAATGGCGAAATTTCCACCAGGCTTGACGATAATGAAGAAGGAAATTTGTCTAAATTGGCGGCATCAATTAATTTATTGACTGCATCACTCTATACCCATATCGAAAAAGAAAAACAAAACAGGGTTTTTTTAAAGGATATTTTAACTAATGTGTCTCATCAGCTAAAAACTCCCCTGTCTGCCCTTACTATGTATACTGATATCATGAGAAATGAAAATACAGATAATGACGTGATAGTAAAGTTTTTAGATAAAAGCGAAAAAGAACTTGAACGTATGCAAACCCTGATAGCCAACCTTTTAAAGATGGCCAAATTGGATGCAGGGATCATTGAGCTTAATAAAAGTAACCATATTTTAAATGATATTATAAAACAGGTGGCGGAAAGTTTTGAAACCAGGCTGTCCAAAGAACAAAAAACCTGGGCGGTAAAATCGGACTGTAAGGTGGCATATCTCTGCGACAGGGAATGGATGTTGGAAGCCCTGAGTAATTTATTTAAAAACGCTGTGGAACATACAAGGGCAGGGAACCACATCAGTGTCCTAATTGAAGAAACGCCATTGATCATAAAAATAACTTTCGAAGATAATGGGGAAGGTATTCACCCTGATGATATCAATCATATATTTAAAAGATTTTACAGAAGTAGGTTTTCGCAAAACAAGCAAGGTACCGGCATAGGGCTTAGTTTGGCGAAAACAATTATTGAAATGCATGGCGGGTTTATATCCGTAGAAAGTACAATTGAAAAGGGAACAAAATTCACTGTGCATTTGCCAAACTTACAAAATTGTAAGGTTTAA
- a CDS encoding ABC transporter permease, protein MKNYLALAPQYLSAHKKKTRLAMISVALSVALITGIFSMLDVFLQFEKLQVIHDYGNYHLAIIDASEEEMSVIRNRIDVRNSGRWKDLGDGNINEIPCKLGALDEAFAENMNVKVIQGKYPIANNEIMLEQWATEKLYLNVNIGDRVKISFADNNQGEFIVSGIYNDLGNMKAAGVPGVFLSMSGASEITSGKMNLYLVEFKEKVNINQVVSDIKRVLNIADDRVELNNHLLAVIGQSTHKAAVGLYTIGAILFCIVLVAGVVMIYNTFNISVMDRVRQFGLLRCVGASQSQIKKLVKREGLIITLRAIPLGILAGMLMTFICSAILKYYNNTLFGEIPLFSISITGISSGIVIAFLTVFMASLLPAQKAARVSPVNAVMGSNHIKISKRKKKGFLTKILHAEIAMGINNAIMKKKTLFLMSSSIALSIIMFLGFNVLIDFMYASLKTTKPYTPDISMTSEQGLNDELYQKLSEIDGVEIIYGRMLGYVDATFNASRLTDTYKDIVKGITLKDNGLFMPPEKSWLISYDKNQLNWAKEDLMAGELSEDKMNEQNGVIAVARNLRGSVSTETANLQLGDKVYVKTPGGTKELTVMGILRSLPFSSAEPTLTAFITTEALFTDIAGESKYKAIDIQLKNKKDERAVEAIKSSVDDTVTFLDQRQKNAEMNQIFLTMAVFVYGFVAVITLISFLNIINTMNTSIASKTRYLGVMRAVGMSGAQLNKMVLVEAATYSLTGCLVGCTLGVILQGVLIANYLSNFHVPWEFPLVQIILILILTVLVIMFSVISPLKRIKSKGISEVVNSL, encoded by the coding sequence ATGAAGAATTACCTGGCACTTGCTCCCCAATACCTGTCGGCACATAAAAAGAAGACAAGATTGGCTATGATTAGTGTGGCGCTATCGGTTGCTCTTATCACCGGAATATTCTCCATGCTGGATGTTTTTCTGCAGTTTGAAAAGCTGCAGGTGATTCATGATTATGGAAATTATCATCTTGCCATTATAGATGCTTCCGAAGAAGAAATGTCTGTCATTAGAAACCGCATTGATGTTCGGAATTCGGGAAGATGGAAGGACCTTGGAGATGGAAACATAAACGAAATCCCTTGCAAACTTGGGGCGCTGGATGAAGCTTTTGCTGAAAATATGAATGTTAAAGTAATACAAGGAAAATATCCAATCGCCAACAATGAAATAATGCTCGAACAATGGGCAACTGAAAAACTATATTTAAATGTGAATATTGGTGATAGAGTTAAGATTTCTTTTGCTGACAATAATCAAGGAGAATTCATAGTAAGCGGAATTTATAATGATTTGGGTAACATGAAGGCGGCGGGTGTGCCGGGGGTATTCTTATCTATGTCCGGTGCCAGTGAGATAACGTCTGGGAAAATGAATTTGTATCTTGTTGAATTTAAGGAAAAAGTGAATATTAACCAGGTAGTAAGTGACATTAAAAGGGTGCTGAACATTGCTGATGATAGGGTGGAACTAAATAATCATTTGCTTGCGGTAATAGGACAAAGTACACACAAGGCTGCAGTTGGGCTGTATACCATAGGCGCTATTTTGTTTTGTATAGTCCTCGTGGCAGGCGTAGTGATGATATACAATACCTTCAATATTTCGGTAATGGATAGGGTGCGGCAGTTCGGGCTCTTAAGGTGCGTCGGCGCGTCACAGTCACAGATAAAAAAGCTGGTTAAAAGAGAAGGGCTTATAATAACCCTTCGGGCAATCCCTTTGGGGATCCTTGCAGGCATGCTGATGACTTTTATTTGTTCCGCTATACTAAAGTATTATAATAATACTCTTTTCGGAGAAATTCCCTTGTTCAGCATAAGTATAACAGGTATAAGTTCCGGGATAGTCATCGCTTTTCTGACCGTATTTATGGCTTCTTTATTACCAGCTCAAAAAGCCGCACGGGTTTCGCCAGTAAATGCTGTAATGGGTAGTAATCATATAAAAATTTCAAAAAGAAAGAAAAAGGGTTTTTTAACGAAAATTCTCCATGCTGAAATTGCTATGGGCATAAACAATGCCATTATGAAAAAGAAAACACTCTTTTTAATGTCCAGCTCCATTGCGCTCAGTATCATCATGTTCTTGGGCTTTAACGTGTTGATCGATTTTATGTATGCTTCTCTTAAAACTACCAAACCCTACACGCCTGATATTTCTATGACATCTGAACAAGGCCTGAATGACGAACTATACCAAAAATTATCGGAAATTGATGGTGTTGAAATAATTTATGGAAGAATGCTCGGCTATGTTGACGCTACCTTTAATGCATCGAGGCTGACCGATACATATAAGGATATTGTGAAAGGGATTACATTAAAGGACAATGGTTTATTTATGCCTCCTGAAAAGTCCTGGCTTATTTCCTATGATAAAAACCAATTAAACTGGGCAAAAGAAGATTTGATGGCCGGAGAGCTTTCAGAGGATAAAATGAATGAGCAGAACGGGGTTATAGCGGTTGCCCGGAATTTAAGAGGCAGCGTTTCGACAGAAACTGCTAATTTGCAATTAGGCGATAAGGTTTACGTTAAAACCCCTGGTGGAACGAAAGAGTTAACAGTTATGGGAATTTTGCGTTCCCTGCCCTTTAGCAGTGCGGAACCGACATTAACTGCATTTATTACAACAGAGGCATTATTCACCGATATAGCTGGTGAATCTAAATATAAAGCAATAGATATCCAACTTAAAAATAAAAAAGATGAGCGGGCTGTTGAGGCAATAAAGAGCAGTGTGGATGATACCGTAACTTTCCTTGATCAGCGCCAAAAAAACGCCGAGATGAACCAGATTTTTTTAACAATGGCTGTGTTTGTTTATGGCTTTGTTGCGGTAATAACTTTGATAAGCTTTTTGAACATCATCAACACCATGAACACAAGCATTGCGTCTAAAACCAGGTATTTAGGGGTTATGCGGGCTGTTGGTATGTCGGGCGCGCAATTAAATAAAATGGTTCTGGTTGAAGCTGCGACATACAGCCTGACCGGCTGCCTTGTCGGATGTACCCTGGGAGTTATACTGCAAGGAGTATTGATTGCAAATTATCTTTCCAACTTTCATGTACCCTGGGAATTTCCTCTGGTGCAAATTATTTTGATATTAATTCTTACCGTATTAGTGATAATGTTTTCTGTTATTAGTCCTTTAAAGCGAATAAAATCAAAGGGTATTTCAGAGGTTGTCAATTCACTTTAA
- a CDS encoding polyprenyl synthetase family protein, whose protein sequence is MFDFFSEIKYEISVVEDELKKAVRSSDPLLTETATHLISAGGKRLRPAFCLLGGKFYNFDLDKLVPLAVALELIHMATLVHDDVVDSSLTRRGMPTVKAQWGNRISTHIGDYLLGKSLILISLYDEPLIPRVLANTSVKMSEGEILQITTTHDTNQNIKDYFYRINRKTALLISASCQLGAVACGAPRYLHQSLRRFGHHIGMAFQITDDILDMTAEQIKLGKPVGGDLKQGIITLPTIYALRKSSARDRLREIINKTDKSEQEISEAIDLITQCGGITYSAAIAGQYIAKAKKELARLPEVPVKKTMQTIADFIGIRKF, encoded by the coding sequence ATTTTTGATTTTTTCAGCGAAATAAAATATGAAATAAGCGTTGTGGAAGATGAGCTAAAAAAAGCCGTTCGTTCTTCCGATCCGCTATTGACGGAAACAGCTACACATTTAATCAGCGCGGGCGGTAAGCGCCTGCGGCCTGCTTTTTGCTTGCTGGGTGGTAAATTTTACAACTTCGATTTGGACAAGCTGGTCCCACTGGCTGTAGCCCTGGAGTTGATTCACATGGCTACACTGGTGCACGATGATGTGGTGGATTCGTCTTTAACCCGGAGGGGTATGCCCACTGTTAAAGCCCAATGGGGTAATCGTATATCCACCCACATTGGTGATTATCTGCTGGGCAAATCATTAATATTAATTTCACTTTATGATGAACCGTTAATTCCACGTGTACTTGCCAATACCAGCGTTAAAATGAGTGAAGGGGAAATACTTCAGATTACCACAACCCATGATACCAACCAGAATATCAAAGACTATTTTTATCGCATCAACCGGAAAACCGCCCTTTTAATTTCGGCCTCCTGCCAACTTGGGGCGGTAGCCTGCGGTGCCCCGCGGTATTTGCACCAATCACTGCGGCGTTTCGGCCACCACATTGGTATGGCTTTTCAAATCACCGATGATATTTTAGACATGACAGCTGAGCAAATCAAGCTGGGCAAGCCTGTAGGCGGTGATTTAAAGCAAGGTATTATTACCCTGCCAACCATTTATGCGCTCCGGAAAAGCAGCGCCCGGGACAGGCTGCGTGAAATTATTAATAAAACTGATAAAAGTGAACAGGAAATCAGCGAAGCCATCGACTTGATCACCCAGTGCGGTGGCATAACATATTCAGCCGCCATTGCGGGTCAATATATAGCTAAAGCTAAAAAAGAACTAGCCAGGTTACCTGAGGTACCCGTTAAAAAGACCATGCAAACCATTGCCGATTTTATTGGCATTAGAAAGTTTTAA
- the hemA gene encoding glutamyl-tRNA reductase translates to MSVISIGVNHKTAPVEIREKLSFSDNSLPEALAKLLDQPVVLGCVIISTCNRTEIYAHVTDAESGIETIRSFLQHKSGVEAAMIKKYTYAFTQHNTARHLFRVAAGLDSMLLGETQILGQVRTAYQLAQKHNATDKVINTLFKHAITVGKRARSETGIDQHAVSISYAAVELAKQIFHDLTGRSVLVIGAGKMSELTAKHLVANGVSGVIVSNRSYDRAECLARQFGGRAVKFNELHHYLEAADIVISCTAATHYVVRASEVRGVLAEKTGKKIMMIDIAVPRDIDPAVGKLPGIKLYDIDDLQNVVDSNLMERKRAAIMAETIIEEVVEEFARWQGVQYVIPTITTLKKHGEEIKQRELARALGRLGQISEHDRKVIGSMANTIVNQLLHTPVTRLKEYALTEQGPVFQEALEKLFRLEDLGAPDKRTAAVQAARADEHDQQSELAVRASGQH, encoded by the coding sequence ATGTCTGTCATATCGATCGGTGTCAACCATAAGACTGCTCCGGTGGAAATCAGGGAGAAACTTTCCTTTTCTGACAACTCGTTGCCGGAGGCCCTGGCCAAGCTGCTTGACCAGCCTGTGGTTCTGGGCTGCGTAATTATTTCCACCTGCAACCGGACTGAAATATACGCCCATGTCACCGATGCCGAAAGCGGCATCGAGACTATTAGGAGTTTTTTACAGCATAAGTCGGGCGTTGAAGCCGCCATGATTAAAAAATACACCTATGCTTTTACCCAGCATAATACTGCCCGTCACCTTTTTCGGGTAGCGGCTGGACTTGATTCCATGCTGTTGGGTGAAACCCAGATTCTAGGTCAGGTTAGAACTGCCTACCAACTGGCCCAAAAACACAACGCCACCGATAAGGTCATCAATACTTTATTTAAGCATGCCATCACGGTAGGCAAGAGGGCCCGTTCCGAAACGGGCATCGACCAGCATGCCGTTTCCATCAGCTATGCCGCGGTAGAACTGGCCAAGCAGATTTTTCACGACCTCACCGGCCGGTCAGTGCTGGTTATTGGGGCCGGTAAAATGAGTGAATTAACAGCCAAACACTTGGTGGCCAACGGCGTGTCGGGGGTCATCGTTTCCAACCGCTCTTATGACCGGGCCGAGTGCCTGGCCCGCCAGTTCGGCGGCCGGGCCGTTAAGTTCAATGAATTGCATCATTACCTGGAAGCGGCTGATATAGTAATCAGCTGCACCGCCGCAACCCATTACGTGGTTCGGGCCTCCGAAGTGCGTGGGGTGCTGGCCGAAAAAACAGGCAAAAAAATTATGATGATTGATATTGCGGTGCCCCGGGATATTGACCCGGCCGTAGGTAAACTGCCCGGTATTAAACTTTACGATATTGATGATTTACAGAACGTGGTAGACAGTAACCTCATGGAACGCAAACGGGCCGCTATCATGGCGGAAACAATTATTGAAGAAGTAGTCGAGGAGTTTGCCCGCTGGCAAGGGGTGCAGTATGTGATACCAACCATTACTACGCTGAAAAAACATGGCGAAGAAATAAAGCAGCGGGAACTGGCCAGGGCCCTGGGCAGGCTGGGTCAGATCTCCGAACATGATCGCAAGGTAATCGGATCAATGGCCAATACCATCGTTAATCAATTATTACACACACCCGTGACCAGGTTAAAAGAATACGCACTTACAGAGCAAGGCCCGGTTTTTCAAGAGGCTCTGGAAAAGTTATTCCGCCTTGAAGATTTGGGTGCGCCGGACAAGCGTACCGCCGCAGTTCAGGCGGCCAGAGCGGATGAACATGATCAGCAGTCGGAACTGGCAGTTCGGGCCTCTGGCCAGCATTAA
- a CDS encoding ferritin family protein, whose product MSQDPTTSAIPPAPTGYKLQIPQMPILGPPDFGLFLRNLYQAIVGEATAIDFYYRLLREAPNELHREFIDHAYRDEMQHLEAFTRLYCYFTGQKPQYTVTPVQYRSYREGLLLAMKDELEAAETYQEIILSSTDQLVRDTFFMAMTDEMEHATRFGFLYNSLR is encoded by the coding sequence ATGAGCCAGGACCCAACAACATCCGCCATACCCCCGGCGCCAACAGGATATAAATTGCAAATTCCGCAAATGCCTATATTAGGTCCCCCGGACTTCGGATTGTTTTTGCGCAACCTTTATCAGGCCATTGTCGGCGAAGCAACCGCTATTGATTTTTATTATCGACTGTTAAGGGAAGCCCCGAATGAACTTCACCGTGAATTCATTGATCATGCTTATAGAGATGAGATGCAGCATTTGGAGGCGTTCACGAGATTATACTGTTATTTCACCGGCCAAAAACCACAATATACTGTAACTCCCGTTCAATACCGGAGTTACCGGGAAGGCCTGTTGCTTGCCATGAAAGATGAACTGGAAGCAGCCGAAACCTATCAAGAAATTATTCTTTCGAGCACGGATCAGCTGGTGAGAGATACCTTTTTCATGGCTATGACTGATGAGATGGAGCACGCCACCAGGTTCGGGTTCCTTTATAATTCTTTGAGATAA
- a CDS encoding Ig-like domain-containing protein, whose amino-acid sequence MIKKLTNLVLFASCLFITLIIPTYAYSSGSQGATEITGSGTYSGSYNGGGQTSTGSELRDYARLAVVTLEFLEPSGSSPKIDFTINKGSSITVGDKVPIEVLITPDAAVSKIEFFVDNHLKQATTAKSYIWDTSYTSPGDHAIKIIVTDKNGQIIVSTQRITVYRPSALHVALIINKGSSISVGDKVPIEATITPDAAVSKIEFFVDNYLKQATTAKSYTWDTSYTTPGNHVIKVKVTDQNGEIKLSTQVITVNKPSALRVALSINKGSSISVGDKVPIEATITPDAAVSKIEFFVDNYLKQATTAKSYTWDTSYTSPGNHVIKVKVTDQNDQTKLSSQTITVNKSSALRVALSINKGSSISVGDKVPIEATITPDAAVSKIEFFVDNHLKQATTANSYIWDTSYTSPGNHFIKVKATDQNGQIIVSTQTIAVNK is encoded by the coding sequence GTGATCAAAAAGTTAACTAATCTCGTTTTATTTGCTTCATGTTTGTTTATAACGTTAATAATACCTACTTATGCGTATTCCAGCGGCAGTCAGGGAGCAACAGAGATAACAGGAAGCGGTACGTACAGCGGCAGTTATAACGGCGGTGGTCAGACATCAACCGGGTCGGAGCTTAGGGATTACGCCAGATTGGCAGTCGTAACTCTCGAGTTCCTGGAGCCTTCCGGGTCTTCACCTAAAATAGACTTCACAATTAATAAAGGCAGTTCTATTACAGTTGGTGATAAGGTGCCCATAGAAGTTTTAATTACACCTGATGCAGCAGTAAGTAAAATAGAGTTTTTCGTGGATAATCATTTAAAGCAGGCCACCACAGCCAAAAGCTATATATGGGACACCAGTTATACTAGTCCAGGGGATCATGCTATTAAAATAATAGTAACTGATAAAAATGGTCAAATAATAGTATCAACACAAAGAATCACAGTATATAGACCATCAGCGCTACATGTAGCATTAATAATAAATAAAGGCAGCTCTATTTCAGTTGGCGATAAGGTTCCCATAGAAGCAACAATTACACCTGACGCAGCAGTAAGTAAAATAGAGTTTTTCGTGGATAATTATTTAAAGCAGGCTACCACGGCCAAAAGCTATACATGGGACACCAGTTATACTACTCCGGGAAATCATGTTATAAAAGTTAAGGTAACAGACCAAAATGGTGAAATAAAATTATCGACACAAGTAATCACAGTAAATAAACCATCGGCGCTGCGTGTAGCATTATCAATAAATAAAGGCAGCTCTATTTCAGTTGGCGATAAGGTTCCCATAGAAGCAACAATTACACCTGACGCAGCAGTAAGTAAAATAGAGTTTTTCGTGGATAATTATTTAAAGCAGGCTACTACGGCCAAAAGCTATACATGGGACACCAGTTATACTAGTCCGGGAAATCATGTTATAAAAGTTAAGGTAACAGACCAAAACGATCAAACAAAATTATCGTCTCAAACAATCACAGTAAATAAATCGTCGGCGCTGCGTGTAGCATTATCAATAAATAAAGGCAGCTCTATTTCAGTTGGCGATAAGGTTCCCATAGAAGCAACAATTACACCTGACGCAGCAGTAAGTAAGATAGAGTTTTTCGTGGATAATCATTTAAAGCAGGCTACCACAGCCAACAGCTATATATGGGACACCAGTTATACTAGCCCGGGAAATCATTTTATAAAAGTGAAAGCAACAGACCAAAATGGTCAAATTATAGTATCAACACAAACGATCGCTGTTAATAAATAG
- a CDS encoding ABC transporter ATP-binding protein: MEILRTENLSKTYGKGETKVEALKDVSFSVSKGEFVSIVGPSGSGKSTLLNLLGALDMPTSGKVFIDGRDVFNMQEEALAVFRRRNIGFIFQAYNLVPELNVEENIILPLLLDHKKPDQQYIDELLFTLGLTERKHHLPSQLSGGQQQRVAIGRALAAKPAIILADEPTGNLDSKNSRDVIDLMKLSVERYQQTLIMITHNENYASFADRVFQVKDGVVTELGGGQR; encoded by the coding sequence TTGGAGATTCTAAGGACTGAGAATTTATCAAAAACTTATGGAAAAGGCGAAACAAAGGTGGAAGCCTTAAAGGATGTGTCCTTTTCTGTTTCCAAAGGTGAATTTGTTTCCATTGTTGGACCGTCGGGCTCGGGGAAAAGTACACTCTTAAATCTGCTTGGAGCATTGGACATGCCAACATCGGGCAAGGTCTTTATAGATGGCCGGGATGTTTTTAATATGCAGGAAGAGGCGCTGGCGGTATTTCGCAGGCGTAATATAGGATTCATTTTTCAAGCATATAATCTTGTTCCTGAATTAAATGTTGAGGAAAATATAATCTTGCCATTACTGTTGGATCATAAAAAACCAGATCAGCAATATATTGACGAATTGCTTTTTACACTGGGATTGACGGAAAGAAAGCACCACCTGCCCAGTCAACTTTCAGGAGGACAGCAGCAGCGTGTGGCTATTGGACGCGCCCTTGCAGCCAAGCCTGCAATCATTTTGGCCGACGAGCCAACGGGAAACCTTGATAGTAAAAACAGCAGAGATGTAATTGACCTGATGAAGTTGTCTGTGGAAAGGTATCAGCAGACCCTGATTATGATTACGCACAATGAGAACTATGCTTCTTTTGCAGACAGAGTCTTTCAAGTTAAGGATGGAGTGGTCACCGAGCTTGGAGGTGGCCAAAGATGA
- a CDS encoding response regulator transcription factor, translating into MRKILLVEDDLSLIEGLKFSLSKHNFDVTITRTVKEAEKCLNQNEYNLIILDLMLPDGSGFDICKSVRQTSNIPIIFLTASDEEVNIVMGLDIGGDDYITKPFRLNELISRINAALRRSNPQKQLSTELISNGIIVKLLEGRVIKNGLEIELTTVEYRLLCLFMQNPRIILSKEQIMQKLWDCRESFIDDNTLAVYISRLREKIEDFPKHPSFLVTIRGMGYKWNIL; encoded by the coding sequence ATGCGAAAAATATTATTAGTGGAAGATGATTTAAGCTTAATTGAAGGCTTAAAATTCTCACTTTCCAAGCATAACTTTGATGTCACGATTACAAGGACTGTAAAGGAAGCCGAAAAATGTTTAAATCAAAATGAGTACAATCTAATTATATTGGATTTAATGCTTCCTGATGGCAGCGGCTTTGACATATGTAAATCAGTTAGGCAAACATCAAATATACCAATAATTTTCCTAACAGCTTCCGATGAGGAAGTAAATATTGTCATGGGTCTGGATATAGGAGGAGACGATTATATAACAAAGCCATTTAGGCTAAATGAACTTATATCGAGAATAAATGCTGCATTAAGAAGGTCGAACCCCCAAAAGCAGCTGTCAACGGAGTTAATTTCCAATGGGATTATAGTTAAGCTTTTGGAAGGAAGAGTGATAAAAAATGGCTTGGAAATAGAACTTACCACTGTCGAATACAGATTGTTATGTCTTTTTATGCAAAATCCAAGGATTATATTATCAAAAGAGCAAATAATGCAAAAGTTATGGGACTGTCGTGAAAGCTTTATTGATGATAATACTCTGGCTGTTTATATCAGCAGGCTCCGGGAAAAAATAGAGGATTTCCCAAAGCACCCCTCATTTTTAGTTACAATAAGGGGAATGGGATATAAATGGAACATTTTATGA